A window from Corynebacterium singulare encodes these proteins:
- a CDS encoding class I SAM-dependent methyltransferase: MSSISSPPPRPEHYPSYRKASTQEGPTFRTVHQRTRAARAFVEGAENYQDVRPSYPFDVAALVGSAHTVLDVGAGTGKFTATLTNPEVFASDPSPDMTRVLSRLGIPCWRATAEDTALTSSSLDAVTCAQTWHWVDVDRACAEFDRILRPGGRVVLVWNTLDVNADPWILRLARIMHSGDVHRPGFYPTLAAPWEVRDELRLTWNHTLTPEQLHQLMHTRSYWLRNGEKIHKRMTYNLNWYLYEHMGFQPGEELAIPYRTDAFVLARPGE, translated from the coding sequence ATGTCCTCCATCAGCTCCCCTCCCCCGCGCCCTGAGCATTATCCCAGCTATCGCAAGGCATCCACGCAGGAGGGCCCCACATTCCGCACTGTGCACCAGCGAACGCGCGCTGCCCGCGCCTTCGTCGAGGGCGCCGAAAACTACCAGGATGTGCGCCCCAGCTATCCATTCGACGTGGCTGCACTCGTTGGATCCGCACACACGGTCCTGGATGTGGGCGCCGGCACCGGCAAGTTCACCGCAACACTCACCAACCCTGAAGTATTCGCCAGTGATCCCTCCCCGGACATGACTAGGGTTCTCAGCCGTCTCGGCATTCCATGCTGGCGGGCCACAGCGGAGGACACTGCGTTGACTAGTTCGTCACTTGATGCCGTCACCTGCGCACAAACCTGGCATTGGGTCGATGTGGACCGCGCCTGCGCCGAGTTTGACCGTATCCTTCGCCCTGGTGGCCGGGTCGTGCTCGTCTGGAACACACTCGACGTGAACGCGGATCCCTGGATCCTTCGACTCGCTCGGATTATGCACTCAGGAGATGTCCACCGCCCAGGCTTCTATCCCACCCTTGCCGCTCCGTGGGAAGTCCGGGATGAGTTGCGCCTCACCTGGAACCACACTCTTACGCCCGAGCAGCTGCACCAACTCATGCATACCCGTTCCTATTGGCTCCGTAATGGCGAGAAGATTCACAAGCGCATGACCTACAACCTCAATTGGTACCTCTATGAACATATGGGGTTCCAGCCCGGCGAAGAGCTAGCAATCCCCTACCGCACCGATGCCTTCGTCCTGGCCCGTCCTGGCGAATAG
- a CDS encoding ABC transporter ATP-binding protein encodes MNTTHTSPPAIDVSGISKTFNASSRSPVHALHDVSFTISQGEIVGLLGTNGAGKTTLIDLILGLTTPTSGTIKVFGQTPHTAVKSGRIGAVMQEGGLLSDITVKETLELLGAAFPSHRPYEDIIERANLGDILSRRVGKCSGGEQQRLRFGLALLGDPMLLLLDEPTTGMDAGARRHFWETMKEEAKAGRTILLTTHYLEEADTFAQRIVMLNKGEIHADGSTEDIRNASSTRTIRAAFPDGVPSRLLNEPLPGVLHQVATDTGLKITSRDSDAVARYLLTETTAHDITITGHSLEDSFLELSGASPDPITN; translated from the coding sequence ATGAACACGACACACACCTCTCCCCCGGCCATCGACGTGTCCGGAATCAGCAAAACCTTCAACGCCTCTTCTCGTAGTCCGGTGCATGCGCTTCACGACGTCTCCTTCACCATCTCCCAAGGTGAAATCGTCGGTCTACTCGGAACCAATGGTGCAGGCAAGACCACGCTCATTGACCTCATCTTGGGGCTGACTACCCCGACATCAGGCACCATCAAGGTGTTCGGCCAAACCCCGCACACCGCTGTGAAAAGCGGGCGCATCGGCGCTGTCATGCAGGAAGGAGGCCTCCTTTCTGACATCACCGTGAAGGAAACTCTGGAGCTCCTCGGCGCAGCCTTCCCCTCACACCGCCCATACGAGGACATCATCGAGCGCGCCAATCTAGGTGACATCCTTTCGCGCAGGGTGGGGAAATGCTCGGGTGGCGAGCAGCAACGCCTGCGTTTCGGATTGGCTCTATTGGGTGATCCGATGCTCTTGCTGCTCGACGAACCAACCACCGGCATGGACGCTGGTGCCCGCCGCCACTTCTGGGAAACCATGAAAGAGGAAGCCAAAGCCGGAAGAACCATCCTGCTGACCACTCATTACCTTGAAGAGGCCGACACCTTTGCGCAGCGCATCGTCATGCTCAACAAAGGCGAGATACACGCTGACGGCAGCACTGAAGACATCCGCAACGCAAGCTCCACCCGCACCATCCGGGCCGCTTTCCCTGATGGCGTGCCGAGTCGTCTCTTGAACGAACCTTTACCGGGAGTTCTCCATCAAGTGGCCACAGACACTGGCCTCAAAATCACTTCGCGCGATTCTGACGCGGTAGCCCGCTACCTGCTCACTGAAACCACAGCGCACGATATCACCATTACTGGCCATAGTCTCGAGGACTCGTTCCTTGAGCTGTCCGGCGCTTCTCCGGACCCCATCACAAATTAG
- a CDS encoding ABC transporter permease, giving the protein MSITTSATPTLGTTLKYAAHDLKRLRRDLPTLFFSIGLPVIFYMLFGAMQEYGDTEFNGGNVAALVMIGMALYAGATGAVGAAGSMVAENRAGWGRQLALTPLRASQLGLAHVLNIAVRAILPIAAVFLTGGLTKATMQPDQWFLAFLITSACAIPFGIYGMACAMLIPTENTVSIASSSIVILAFAGNVFMPLKESLLEIGRFTPMYGAQALARWPLSEGAQMIDGERPFVEDPLWYAWVNITVWTVVFVGFCVFLRNRDKNRA; this is encoded by the coding sequence ATGAGCATCACCACTTCTGCTACACCAACGCTTGGTACGACCTTGAAATACGCGGCACACGACTTAAAGCGCTTGCGCCGTGACCTACCAACGCTCTTTTTTAGCATCGGCCTGCCCGTCATTTTCTACATGCTCTTCGGCGCCATGCAGGAGTATGGCGACACCGAGTTCAATGGCGGAAACGTCGCGGCTCTCGTCATGATTGGCATGGCGCTCTACGCCGGCGCTACTGGTGCCGTTGGGGCAGCTGGCTCCATGGTTGCCGAAAACCGCGCCGGGTGGGGCCGTCAACTGGCGCTCACTCCCCTCCGAGCATCTCAGCTTGGCCTTGCCCACGTCCTCAACATCGCGGTCCGCGCTATCTTGCCCATAGCTGCTGTCTTCCTCACCGGTGGGCTTACCAAGGCAACGATGCAACCCGACCAGTGGTTCCTCGCCTTTCTCATTACCTCGGCTTGTGCCATCCCTTTCGGTATCTACGGTATGGCCTGCGCCATGCTCATCCCAACGGAAAACACCGTCTCCATCGCGTCGTCGAGCATCGTCATCCTCGCTTTCGCTGGAAATGTCTTTATGCCGCTCAAAGAATCTCTGCTTGAGATTGGGCGATTCACACCAATGTACGGCGCACAGGCACTTGCCCGGTGGCCACTATCCGAAGGTGCTCAAATGATCGACGGTGAGCGCCCCTTCGTTGAGGACCCACTTTGGTACGCATGGGTTAACATCACTGTATGGACAGTGGTTTTCGTCGGGTTCTGCGTGTTTCTTCGCAACCGCGACAAGAACCGAGCATGA
- a CDS encoding sensor histidine kinase, with the protein MMRDFRLRDACFAAIWLLFLLIGLVRILVLPSYSTVQRFWAVAITVVFCVTYFVSFGTLHTFPHGWSLERRVALRWGILAVLALAAIPSHGVWAVYFVPYLGALVAYTQPLRTAATVITVTGIIASIPTWIFDRQNFVDFIIIFFGWPVLILALGTLSQREDIETALRHDLDLAQQREDIAADIHDLLGHTLTAINLKAEVARRFIDRDPAKAAAELDAISSLSRLSLAEVRSTVTRMKNPTFAGEIQAARRILETADIHPHLPETLISPRAHEDLFSWALRELTTNVVRHSGASHCWVILSEDSLQVTDDGDGFTEDATQALAAGLTGLAGLRRRAQDVGGDVIIQRAEGLTTVLLTLDGVCEIKEVPRP; encoded by the coding sequence ATGATGCGTGATTTCAGGCTGCGGGACGCGTGCTTCGCCGCAATTTGGTTGCTCTTTCTTCTCATAGGACTCGTACGGATCCTTGTTCTGCCCTCATATTCCACGGTTCAACGCTTCTGGGCCGTTGCCATCACCGTGGTATTTTGCGTCACGTATTTTGTTTCCTTCGGTACCCTTCATACCTTCCCGCACGGGTGGTCCCTAGAGCGTCGAGTCGCTCTCCGGTGGGGCATACTCGCTGTGCTAGCACTTGCCGCAATTCCTTCGCACGGCGTGTGGGCTGTGTACTTCGTTCCGTATCTTGGAGCCTTAGTCGCTTACACCCAGCCGCTGAGAACTGCAGCCACTGTCATCACCGTCACCGGAATCATCGCTAGTATCCCCACGTGGATTTTCGACCGTCAAAACTTTGTCGACTTCATAATCATTTTCTTTGGCTGGCCTGTGCTTATACTGGCTCTCGGCACGTTATCGCAGCGCGAAGATATCGAAACCGCCTTAAGGCATGATTTGGATTTAGCCCAACAACGCGAAGACATTGCCGCCGACATCCACGATCTCCTCGGCCACACCTTGACAGCTATCAATCTCAAGGCCGAAGTAGCGCGTCGTTTTATCGACCGCGATCCAGCCAAAGCCGCCGCCGAGCTTGATGCCATCAGTTCGCTGTCGCGTTTATCCCTCGCAGAGGTACGGTCCACCGTCACGCGCATGAAGAACCCCACCTTCGCTGGTGAGATTCAGGCCGCACGCCGCATCTTAGAAACTGCCGACATCCATCCCCACTTACCTGAAACTCTTATCTCTCCACGGGCGCATGAGGACTTATTCTCGTGGGCGCTGCGTGAACTCACAACCAACGTCGTACGCCATTCTGGGGCTTCGCACTGCTGGGTTATCCTCAGCGAAGATTCTCTTCAGGTCACAGACGATGGAGACGGTTTTACCGAGGACGCTACGCAAGCGCTTGCTGCGGGCCTTACGGGGCTCGCGGGTCTTCGGCGCCGAGCCCAAGATGTCGGTGGCGATGTCATTATTCAGCGAGCGGAAGGGTTGACCACTGTCTTACTTACTCTTGATGGTGTCTGCGAGATAAAGGAGGTTCCGCGACCATGA
- a CDS encoding response regulator transcription factor gives MTPPIRVLIAEDQSLVRGALTALLNTEPDIEVVAGCSSGVEVAALVAQHRVNVALLDIEMPGMNGIDAAKTIAATDCRSLIVTTFGRSGYVKRALDAGVDGFLVKDTPPDELADAIRRVHSGLRVVDPQLAQDILFAPDNPLSEREIEVCRLLVRGLGSTAIAAQLHLSGGTVRNHISAIMSKTGAANRFEAARRAETNGWI, from the coding sequence ATGACACCTCCTATACGGGTGCTCATTGCCGAAGACCAGTCGCTAGTCCGCGGAGCGCTGACAGCATTGCTTAATACCGAGCCGGACATCGAGGTTGTTGCTGGGTGCTCATCCGGAGTCGAGGTCGCCGCCCTCGTCGCTCAGCATCGCGTCAATGTGGCGCTGCTCGATATTGAGATGCCGGGAATGAACGGCATCGATGCTGCTAAGACGATCGCCGCTACCGATTGTCGAAGCCTCATCGTCACCACTTTTGGGCGTTCCGGCTACGTCAAACGCGCACTTGACGCAGGCGTCGACGGTTTCCTTGTCAAAGACACACCCCCAGACGAGCTGGCCGACGCCATTCGCCGCGTCCATTCGGGCCTGCGCGTGGTCGATCCGCAACTGGCTCAAGACATCCTCTTTGCCCCAGATAATCCTCTCAGCGAGCGGGAAATCGAGGTCTGCCGTTTACTTGTACGCGGACTTGGCTCCACCGCCATCGCAGCACAGCTGCATCTCAGCGGCGGCACCGTGCGTAACCATATTTCCGCCATCATGTCCAAGACTGGAGCGGCCAACCGCTTTGAGGCCGCCCGGCGGGCGGAAACCAACGGTTGGATTTAA
- a CDS encoding anaerobic C4-dicarboxylate transporter, with amino-acid sequence MLASVIAPDSVLAIILQVIIILGALLLGTRYGGIGLGLISGIGLLLMVFAFGLAPGEPPVSVMLTIIAVIGCAATLQQAKGLEVMMQFAEKILRSHPERITILAPLTTWFLTVLCGTGHVVYTMFPIIEDIALKKGIRPERPMAVASTSAQMGITASPVSVATVSLASIIAENAGVIDKAYSIPQILMVAIPASLSGVILASLWSLRRGKDLDKDPVFQEKMKDPEFAARINESTGSLLNEVFTKEAKRSVVVFLAAIAAVVALGAFEFLRPLVPGKDGELSPLSMNLVIQMLMLVAGAIILLSCRVEPSKIASTPVFKAGMTAVFSVFGVAWMADTFFQAHIEALEANLGNVVEAAPWAYAVVLVIVSKLVNSQAAALVAIAPIGLQLGIDPAIIVGFYGAAYGYFILPTYPSDLACIGFDRTGTTRIGKFVINHSFLIPGAISVVTSCVVGSLLAQVLL; translated from the coding sequence ATGCTAGCTAGTGTCATCGCGCCAGATTCCGTTCTGGCCATCATTCTTCAAGTCATCATCATCCTGGGAGCACTGCTCCTCGGCACCCGATACGGCGGTATAGGCCTAGGCCTCATCTCTGGTATCGGCCTGTTGCTGATGGTCTTTGCTTTCGGGCTTGCCCCAGGCGAACCACCAGTTTCGGTCATGCTCACGATCATCGCCGTCATTGGGTGCGCTGCGACACTCCAACAGGCCAAAGGTTTGGAAGTGATGATGCAATTTGCGGAGAAGATTCTGCGATCTCATCCAGAGCGCATCACGATTCTCGCGCCTCTGACGACGTGGTTCCTCACTGTTCTCTGCGGTACCGGCCACGTGGTGTACACGATGTTCCCGATCATTGAGGATATTGCTCTTAAGAAGGGCATTCGCCCAGAGCGCCCCATGGCTGTGGCATCGACCTCAGCACAGATGGGCATCACCGCATCGCCCGTGTCTGTAGCAACGGTGTCTCTGGCGTCGATCATCGCGGAGAACGCCGGAGTTATTGATAAGGCCTATTCCATTCCGCAGATTCTGATGGTGGCCATCCCGGCCTCACTGTCTGGTGTCATCCTCGCCTCTTTATGGTCACTGCGCCGTGGCAAGGATTTGGATAAGGACCCTGTCTTCCAAGAGAAGATGAAGGACCCAGAGTTTGCAGCGCGCATTAATGAGAGCACTGGCTCGCTGTTGAATGAGGTCTTTACCAAAGAAGCTAAGCGCTCGGTGGTGGTGTTCTTGGCGGCGATTGCTGCAGTCGTCGCGCTCGGCGCCTTCGAATTTCTGCGTCCACTGGTCCCGGGGAAAGACGGTGAGCTGAGTCCGCTGTCAATGAACCTCGTTATTCAGATGCTCATGCTGGTTGCCGGTGCGATTATTCTCCTGAGCTGCCGGGTTGAACCTTCCAAAATCGCTTCAACCCCGGTGTTCAAGGCCGGAATGACTGCGGTGTTCTCCGTCTTCGGTGTGGCCTGGATGGCGGATACTTTCTTCCAAGCACACATTGAAGCTCTTGAAGCCAACCTGGGTAATGTGGTCGAAGCAGCCCCATGGGCTTACGCTGTGGTCCTCGTCATCGTGTCCAAGCTAGTGAATTCCCAGGCAGCTGCACTTGTTGCTATTGCTCCTATTGGGCTACAGCTAGGCATCGACCCGGCGATCATCGTGGGTTTCTACGGTGCTGCTTATGGTTACTTCATTCTGCCGACGTATCCTTCAGACCTAGCCTGTATCGGGTTCGACCGTACTGGAACGACGCGTATCGGCAAGTTTGTCATCAACCACTCCTTCTTAATCCCCGGCGCGATTTCAGTCGTGACCTCTTGTGTGGTGGGCTCTCTACTCGCTCAGGTCTTGCTCTAA
- the der gene encoding ribosome biogenesis GTPase Der, with amino-acid sequence MTNQPQNPNLNPEQEPEDFETEFHYPVGKLEEEIVRDPHGGWAPDDFDSDEFDYEFDEAEFDDSEFGEADLGEDESDSDGDAPLSEEEWEALSAEFGVDDGHTEENLCTVAIVGRPNVGKSSLVNRFLGRREAVVEDHPGVTRDRVSYVADWNGQRFFVQDTGGWDPNVKGIHAAIARQAELAMATADVIVFVVDTKVGITETDAVMARKLQKSDVPVILVSNKFDSETMYADMAEFYALGLGDPWPVSAQHGRGGADVLDEILRLFPEEPRNSSITSGPRRVALVGKPNVGKSSLLNKLTSEERSVVDNAAGTTVDPVDSLVQLDERLWKFIDTAGLRKKVKNVQGHEYYASLRTRGVIDAAEVCIMLIDASQEVSEQDQRVLNMILEAGKALVIAFNKWDLVDEDRRYYLDREIDENLRHLPWVTRVNISAETGRALQKLEPAMIEALDSWDQRVSTGQLNNWMREAIAANPPPMNNNRLPRVLFATQASTQPPTIVLFTTGFLDAGYRRYLERKFRERFGFHGSPVRIAVRVRERRQRR; translated from the coding sequence ATGACTAATCAACCGCAGAACCCTAATCTCAATCCTGAGCAGGAGCCGGAGGATTTCGAGACCGAATTCCACTATCCAGTGGGCAAACTCGAGGAAGAGATCGTGCGCGATCCACACGGCGGCTGGGCTCCCGATGATTTTGACTCCGATGAATTTGATTATGAGTTCGACGAGGCGGAGTTCGATGACTCTGAGTTCGGTGAGGCAGACTTGGGCGAGGACGAAAGCGACTCCGACGGTGACGCTCCGCTGAGCGAGGAAGAGTGGGAAGCACTTTCCGCCGAGTTTGGCGTGGATGATGGGCACACCGAGGAAAACCTCTGCACGGTGGCCATCGTGGGCCGCCCGAACGTGGGCAAGTCCTCGTTGGTGAATCGCTTCTTGGGCCGCCGTGAAGCAGTGGTGGAGGATCATCCAGGTGTGACCCGCGATCGCGTATCCTACGTCGCGGACTGGAATGGCCAGCGATTTTTCGTCCAAGATACTGGTGGCTGGGACCCCAATGTCAAGGGCATCCACGCCGCTATTGCGCGGCAGGCAGAGCTGGCCATGGCTACGGCAGATGTCATTGTCTTCGTTGTTGACACCAAGGTTGGTATTACCGAAACCGATGCTGTGATGGCTCGCAAACTGCAGAAGTCCGATGTGCCGGTCATCTTGGTGTCTAACAAGTTCGACTCGGAGACTATGTACGCCGATATGGCCGAGTTCTACGCGTTGGGTTTGGGCGATCCGTGGCCGGTGTCCGCACAACACGGTCGCGGCGGTGCCGACGTTCTCGATGAGATTCTGCGTCTGTTCCCGGAGGAACCCCGCAACTCGTCGATCACCTCCGGTCCGCGCCGCGTGGCATTGGTGGGCAAGCCAAATGTGGGTAAGTCCTCGCTGCTCAACAAGCTGACGTCGGAAGAGCGCTCCGTCGTGGACAACGCTGCCGGCACGACCGTCGATCCCGTCGATTCGCTCGTTCAGCTTGATGAACGCCTGTGGAAGTTCATCGATACCGCGGGATTGCGCAAGAAGGTCAAGAACGTGCAAGGCCACGAGTATTATGCCTCCCTGCGTACGCGTGGCGTGATCGATGCGGCCGAGGTGTGCATCATGCTTATCGACGCCTCCCAGGAAGTTTCCGAGCAAGACCAGCGCGTCCTCAACATGATTCTTGAGGCCGGCAAAGCCCTCGTCATCGCGTTCAATAAGTGGGATCTCGTCGATGAGGATCGTCGTTACTACCTGGACCGTGAGATCGATGAGAACCTGCGCCACCTCCCGTGGGTTACCCGCGTCAATATCTCGGCGGAGACAGGCCGCGCTTTGCAGAAGCTGGAGCCAGCCATGATTGAGGCTCTGGACAGCTGGGATCAGCGCGTGTCCACTGGCCAGCTCAACAACTGGATGCGTGAGGCTATCGCAGCCAACCCACCGCCAATGAACAACAATCGCTTGCCCCGCGTGCTGTTTGCCACCCAGGCATCGACCCAGCCGCCGACGATTGTCTTGTTCACAACCGGCTTCCTGGATGCTGGCTACCGCCGCTATCTGGAGCGCAAGTTCCGCGAACGCTTCGGTTTCCACGGCTCGCCAGTACGCATAGCCGTGCGCGTGCGTGAGCGCCGCCAACGCCGCTAG
- the cmk gene encoding (d)CMP kinase → MISNMPNQGLIVAVDGPSGTGKSTTCRALAKRLDAKYVDTGAMYRVATLAVLRAGVDPANTAAVIEATANLPLEVSDDPDSTQVIFDGEDVSRVIREDEVTRNVSAVSAIPEVRQNLVELQRSLAAQAHRAIVEGRDIGTVVLADSPAKAFMTASAEVRAQRRHDQNLAAGIESDFDTVLADVQRRDAADSSRATSPLRPAEDAVLVDTSDMTRDEVLDALVAVIEDSATKEAADD, encoded by the coding sequence ATGATTTCAAACATGCCAAACCAAGGGCTCATCGTGGCCGTCGATGGGCCGTCCGGAACAGGCAAGTCCACGACGTGCCGCGCGCTGGCCAAGCGTCTCGATGCCAAGTACGTCGACACCGGCGCCATGTACCGTGTGGCCACTCTTGCTGTGTTGCGTGCCGGCGTGGACCCGGCGAATACCGCGGCCGTTATCGAAGCTACAGCTAACCTTCCGCTGGAGGTTTCGGATGACCCGGATTCCACTCAGGTCATCTTTGACGGCGAGGACGTCTCCCGCGTTATCCGTGAAGACGAGGTCACCCGCAACGTTTCGGCTGTGTCCGCCATTCCGGAGGTGCGCCAGAATCTGGTGGAGCTGCAGCGCTCCTTGGCTGCTCAGGCACACCGCGCAATTGTAGAAGGCCGCGATATCGGCACTGTTGTGCTTGCCGATTCTCCCGCCAAGGCGTTCATGACCGCCTCTGCTGAGGTTCGTGCACAGCGTCGTCACGATCAGAACCTTGCGGCCGGCATTGAGTCTGATTTCGACACCGTGCTTGCCGACGTCCAACGGCGCGACGCCGCCGATTCCTCCCGCGCCACGTCACCGCTGCGTCCTGCAGAGGATGCTGTGCTCGTGGACACTTCCGACATGACCCGTGACGAAGTACTCGACGCACTCGTCGCCGTCATTGAGGATTCTGCTACCAAGGAGGCCGCTGATGACTAA